DNA from Fibrobacter sp. UWB15:
ACCCAGCATTCCCTGGATGTCGTTCAAGTAGCGGGTTTCGGCTTCCTGCTTGCTTGCGCTGTTCACCTTTTCTTCAAGGGCTTCTTCTTCGCCTTCTTTCAGGGCGGCTTTCGAAAGTTCGTCAAACTGGAACTTCAAAAAGTCTTTTTGGGCGGCCAAGTTTTTTGCGCGTTCTTCGGTAGCCTTGATTTCGTCTTGAATCTTGTTCCAGGCGGTCCATTCGCTAGAATATTCAGCCAGTAAATCTCCATTTCCGGCAAAGTCGTCGAGCATCTGCGTATGCGTGCGGATGTCGCGCAGTAAGAGCTGTTCGCTTTGGCCGTGCATCTGGATCAGTTCTTCACCCAGACGTTGCAAATCGGGGAGTGCCACGACGGCTCCGTTCACGCGGGCGCGGCTCTTGCCGTTCTCCTGGATTTCACGGCGGATAATCAGTTCGTCGTCGCTGTCGAGCTCCAGTTCTTCAAGAACCTTCTTCACTTGCGGTTCGTTAGTGATATCGAACGTGGCTTCGACGACGGCCTTTTCTTCGCCGGTACGAACCATGGTTGCTTGCGCCTTGTCGCCGCATACAATGCGGAGGGACTTCAAGAGTACAGATTTCCCTGCGCCGGTTTCGCCGGTAATTGCAGTAAAACCATCGCGGAACGGAACTTCCGCATTCGCAATCAAAGTAAATCCACTAATCGACAGGTGCTTTAACATACGGCAAATAAATTAGCAATTTAGCTTGACACTAAGTGTCATTTTTCGAATTCCACTACGCTACGGTAGATGGGGCGACCTTCCTTGCGGTACTTCTTTTCGAAGCCGGTCATAATCCCTTCGGTAGGTTCTGCGGTATTTCGTTCCAGAATTTTGCAACCCTTGAAGTTGTCGAAAACTTCAAGCGCGACTTCGTTGTATTCCTGGTGGTCGGTTCCCCAGTAGAAAATGCGCTTGCCAGGCTTTAACACGCGGGCGACTTCAACCAGAAAGTCTGGGCGCAAAAGGCGGTTCTTGTGGTGGCGTTCTTTTGGCCACGGGTCCGGGAAATACATGTGGAATGCATCTACCGTATTGTCCTTCACGCAGTCTCGCAAAAAGAAAAATACATCGCCGCGGAGCATGGTGGCGTTGGCCAGAGCGCCGGCCTTGTCCATCTTGCGCTGGGCGAACTTGGCCCAGGTGTAATCCCATTCGCTACCCATAATGACGGTATCGGGGTGCTTGGGCGCATATTCCGAAAGGAATCCGCCCTTGCCGCTTCCGATTTCGACTTCTACACGGTCACCCATGTTCGGGAACATGTCTTTCCAGTTAAAATCCAGCTTGTGGGGGAGTCCGTCAGGCGTTGCAATCGGCTTGCGGTCGCCGTGCGTGCGGAACACGTAATGCCACAGTCCCTTCGATTCCGGATCTTCTTTCAAGTCGCGGTAAAATTCAGGAATTACGACTTCTTTTTCAACTTCTTCAATGTTTTCGATATCGCTCATATTCTTTATTAAAACCTCACGCTCCTAACCACTCCCAACTTCCAACTTCCTACTGTCTACTTCCAACTGTCTACTGTCTACTTCCTACTGTCTACTAAATAAACGCAACCACCCTATCTAAAAATTTCTCCGGGATTTCCTTTGCAATCATTTCGCGAATGTATTTTTCGGAATACTTCATCGAAAAATGCGCGAGGATAATCTTTTCGCATTTCACCTGGTCGCCCATGCGGTTCAACGCATCTGCAATTTGGCTAATGTGCGTGTGTCCCTTTTTGTGGCTCATTTCGTAGTCTTCGGGGGCAAGGAACGTACATTCCGTAATCAGCACCTTCGACTGGAATACGCGCTGGTTTTCCAGCAGGCTTTCGCCCATGCAGTCACCCATAAAGCTCACCAGCGGATCATACACTTCTCGCGTAATTTCGGTGCCGCTTTCGCGCAGCTTGATAATTTCGTCGGGAGTCTTTCCCAAGAATTCATCCTTGAGTTTTTTCTTGTAATGGTACAGGGTTCCGCCCATGGCATAAATGGAATGCCTGACTTCGAACGCTTCAAATGCCAAGTCCTTGCGGTGTTCCAAAAACAGCAGGTCGCCACTATTGACGGGTACAATTTCGGGGTAACGGAACTTGGTGTCAGGCACGCCTTCGAACATGGCCTCGGCATGAATCCAGTTACGGGCTCCTTCGCAAATGCGTTCGGGCATGTAATAGGTGCTTTCGCGTTCAACACCCATCATCTTGCGCAAACTGTAATGACGCATCAGGCAACGGGCGTGATCCCCGTGGGCATGAGTCAAGAAAACGTGATTCAACGAGGTCGCCGAAAGCGGGCATTCGCCCATATCAATACAAAAATCCAGTTCCGGGAGCTGGATATAGGTCGCAAGCCCCGAAATCGAAAACCCGACAACGGACGTACACGAGGTATTCACGTGCACTTGCTTTAGGGCGTTATGAATGTATTTACTTTCTGCCATGAATTTTCTACGCCAAATGTAGCATTTTAGAACTTAGATCGCAGAATGCAGAATCTGGAATAAACAAAAAAGAACTTAGATTAATCAATCTAAGTTCTGCAAACTCGGTTCTGCAAACTGCCGACTATTTCGTCTTCGCGTTTTCAGCGACAAGTTTATCGAAGTCTTCGCAACTTAACGTTTCGATATGGTTACCCATGGCGACACTACGAGTACGGGCATTACCCTTCTTTTCGGGAACGCGGAAGCAGAAATTGTAGACATTGCCCTTGTCGGTCGGGATTCCCATCTTGAAAATACGGATACGCTGGGCTCCCTTGTTGTAAATTTCGTGATAATCGTAGGAATTCTTGATTTTTTCGAGGCGCTTCTGCTGTGAAAATTCCATTTCTTCGGTAATGGGGCCTTCCAAAAGGAGCGGCAAGGAGTTCTGGAAACGGAGTTCGAGTTTTCCGCCAGATCTTACAATTGATGTTTCTTGCGGTTTAATCAGGTAACGCTGTTGCGGAATGTTCTTATATGCCAAAGAGTGGACTGTGCGAACGCCGCACATTTCTCGCATATCGGGTTGCTCAACAAAGTCAATATCGCGGCAGATAGGGGGAAGGTTCGTCGGAACTTCCAGATTATCGCCAGAGTTTGAACCGGCACAGGCGGAAAGGAGTGTAGCTATAGCGAAACCAGAGAATAGCAAGATTGTAGATTTCATGCCTTAAATATAATTTTATTATTTCGTTTTGCATTTATTTTCTTTAGAAAGTGTGATTTTTTTATTTCACGATTGTAAACTTTTGTTTTCTTTAATCCGTTTTTAGGCTAGAAAGTGATTGTCGTGGTTTTAAAAAATATCTTTCGCTCTTGTGCGGAGAAAAAAATGTATTTTTGCCGCGGATTAAGAATTGGGTATAACATGAATATTTACAGCTGGAACGTGAACGGGTTGCGCTCTGCCCTTAAGAAGGGCTTTGCGGACTGGTTCTCTGCGACAAAGCCCGACATCCTGTGCTTGCAGGAAGTCCGTGCCGAAGTTGACCAGATTCCCGAAGAAATCGCAAATCCTGAGGGCTACTTTGCCTACTGGAATCCCTGCCGCCGCAAGAAAGGTTATAGCGGAGTAGGCGTTTATACTCAGATCGAACCCGATCGTGTCAACTACGGTTTTGATATTGAGGAATTCGACGAGGAAGGCCGCGTTCTCCAGCTTGTGTTCCCGGATTGGGTCCTGAATAGCATTTATTTCCCGAATGGTGGTCAAGGCGATGATCGTCTAGACTACAAGCTGCGTTTTTACGACGCCTTCCTTGAAAACAGCATGCGTTGGGTTGCCGACGGCAAGCACGTGGTGACCCTTGGCGACTACAATACTTGCCACAAGGAAATCGATATTGCTCGTCCTAAAGAAAACGAAGACGTGAGCGGCTTCTTGCCGATTGAACGCGCGTGGATGGACAAATACGTCGAAAACGGCTTTGTGGATTCTTTCCGCAAGTTGCACCCCGATGAACGTGACCGTTATTCCTGGTGGTCAAACCGTTTCGGTGCCCGTAGCCGCAATGTGGGCTGGCGCATCGACTACGCTTTTGTAGACGAAGGTCTTGTTCCCAATATCGTGAGTGCCGAAATCCACTCCAGTGTCATGGGTTCGGATCATTGCCCCATCAGTATCGAGCTGGAGCCGCCGTTTGCTCCACTTCCCATTAGTCACGAAGTTTAGCGTGTCTTGATGGTAGTCCAAGCATCGTCAAAGAGCTTGGCAGCAACACCCGGGTCGCGCAAGAAAACCATGCGGTCAATTTCTTCCCTAGTGGGATTGATGACTCTGTTTTTCTTGAATTTGTCGTCAATGAGTTTCAGTGACGCATTGTTTGGAGTTGCAAAATTGATGGATGTTGCAAGTCTTGCTCCGTTTTGTGCGTCAAGAATGTAGTTCATGAAGGCGTGAGCCCCATCGGAGTTTGGGCGTGGCTACTCAAAGTCATTGCATCCACCCACATAAAGCTTCCTTCCGTGGGGATAGCGTAGCGAAGCGTCGGGTCTTCCGAAATGGCGTCCATGGCTTCGCCGTTAAATACGATAGCAGCCCAAAGTTCGTTTGCCAGAATCTTGTCTTTTGCGCTTACGGAACCTTCAAATCCTGCAAAATGAGAATCCTGCTTGCATCCGTGGATCCAGTCAACTGCTTTGTTGATGTCTTCAATCTTGATGCTGTTGGCACTTAATCCCTTAGCTTGCAATGCCATAGAAAGCATGGACCGGGATTCGTCTAGCAAGCTGAATTTCCCTTTGATTTGATTGGCGTCAACAAACATCTTGTAGCTGACGCTGTTCTCGTCAAGGGTTGTGTCGCGGTAAAGAATGCCGGTGGTTCCCCACAGGTAGGGAAGGGTGAAGTTGTTGCCCGGGTCATAAACGGAATTCTTGAACTGGTCGGCGACGTTTACTTTGTTCGGAACCTTGCCCAAGTCCAGGGGCGCAATCAGTCCCAAGTGAATCAGTTGCGGAATCACGACATCCGAGGCGATAATCACGTCGTACTGTTTTTCCATTGCCGTTTGCAGTTTGCCAATCATTTCTTCTTGGGCTTCGTATTCTTCCAACTGCAACTTGTAGCCGGTTTTCATTTGAAAATCGGTAATCATTTCAGGAGCAATGTATTCGCTGTATGTGAGGACGGTGACTGTCACTGGTTGTTGCTGCGATTTTTTTTCGCAACCACAAAAAATCCCTGTCGCAAGGAGAACCGATGCAACTGTGAAATAAGAAACCAATTTATTCATACCCTCTCCTTCTTTGACAGTCCTCCTAATCCCCATCGAGGTAACTAACTGTGCAGGTATTCCACAATCGCGTCATGAATCGTGGTGAATACTTCGCGCAGTTCCTCTTCGTCTTCTTCCAGAAGCGTCACACGGAACCCCTTCAAATCCGTGCAGAAACTGGTGCTAGGCACAACACAAATCCCCTTTGCGCCCAGCAGGTAGTAAACGAATCGGTAGTCAAGGTTGTTGGTCTTGCTGCACCATTCTTCCACTTTCTTCTTGATAATCGGATTGTCAATCTTCAAGGTCTGGTGGCTGTTTAGCGTTCCTTCGCGGAAGATGATGGTGTTGTAGAATGCACCGTAGGTCGGGTTGAAATACAGTTCCGGAATGTCGGAAAGGATTTCATTGATGATGGCGCTACGGCGGCCAATCTTTTCGTTCAAGGCGTCGCGGTGTTCCTTGAAGCGCTTGTCGCCAAGGACGCGCGGAATGGTCATCTGTGGAAGCGTTGTCGAGCAGACTTCTACCATCTTCGCGTTGTCCAAAGCACGGCAGAAGGCGTCGAACTGCTCGTCCTTGTCGCGGTTGTAATATTCAGCCCAGCCGCAACGAGCGCCCGGCCACGGGTATTCCTTGGAAATACCCTTGAGTGCGATACCCGGAACGTCACCGATGTATTCGGCGAGTGCATAAGCGTGGGCGCCATTGTAGGTAATCTTGTTGTAGATTTCGTCGCAAATGATAAACAGGTTGTAACGCTTGGCGATATCCACGATTTTCTGGAGGATCTCGAGCGGGTAGACCATACCCGTCGGATTGTCCGGGTTCAAAATGAGGATACCCGCGATACTCGGGTTGTACTTTACCTTGTTTTCGAGTTCTTCCAAATCCGGATACCAGTGGTTTTCGGGCTGGAGCCTATAGGTAATCGGGGAGGTGTGTGCATGAGCCGCTTCGGCGGAACTGTGGGTGGAGTAAGCCGGTGCAGGTCCGATGATGCGTGTGTTCATCGAGAGCAGGCCGTAGATGGTGGCGATGGCGTCACCGAGGCCGTTGAAGAACAAGATGTCATCGACGTTAATCTGTGCACCGCCGAGCTTGTTGTTTTCTTTTACCAGGAATTCGCGGGTTTCGAGCATGCCTTTGGAGGGGCAGTAGCCGTAACTGCGGTTCGTCTTGACGAGGTCGACCACGATATCCTTAATCCAGTCGGGTATCTGGCATTTCTTTTCGATGGGGTCGCCAATGTTTTCCCAGTGGATGGGGAGGCCGAGTGCCTTGAGCTGGTTCGCCTTCTTTACGATTTCACGGATTTCGTAAGAGAGTTCCTTGGCACCTTCGCTCAATAGTCTTCTGCGCATTTTATGCTCCTGTATAGGGATCGAAAATTCTCATTATTTTGCAAAGTAATAATAGAATATATTTTTGTAAGAATATTCGGATTCCCAGATGGTTGATGTAAAAAAAAGGTGAAATTGTGGGCTCGTGAGAACGAGCCATTAAAAAAAGCAGCCTTTTACGGGGCTGCCCTTGAAACGTTCTGTCTGGATTGAAGCGCTAAGCTTTACAGATTTTGGTTTCTCTGGACAGCCCCACAATAGCTCGGGCTGCTGCCGGGCTTGCTGCGATCGCGAATGCTGCGATGTTTTGTCCAAAGATTTTATTCATGCAATCAAATATAGTTTGTAAGTTGGGAAATTGTCAAGTCTATAGGAATTTTTTATTTTACTGAAAAAAACACATCCCACCTCTCATCACACACTCCACACTTCACATCCCTTCTCCAAAGTGAACAACCTCATGCATCAAACCATATTCGACCCCATTCGCCAAAAAGAAGTTCCCGCAACTCCGGAAGAACTGGTGCGTCAGGCGACTATCAAATTCCTGATAGACGAGGTCAAGGTGCCCGAGAACTTGATTGCGGTGGAGTTTGCGCTTTCGACGGTAGAGCCCAAGACTGATGACCGCGTGGATTTGTTGGTGCAAGATTTCAAGGCCTCCGGCGATTTAAAACACCCGTGGCTTTTAGTGGAATGCAAGGCTCCCGGCGAATATACTTGGGAGGCTTTGCAAGTGCAACTGAATAAGTACTTGCAAATTCTGACGCCCAAGTATGTAATGCTTTCTTTGGGTGATGCCGTGCGTTACTTTGCACTGGATGCCGCCACCAAACGCTTCCAGAAAATCAATAAACTTCCGGAATTTACTTCACTACAGAAATAACGCTGCCGTCCTTAAACTTTGTGGTCAGCGTATCGCCTGGCTTAAGTTGGCTTTTGTTGCGCACGAATTTTCCGTTGGCATCGAGTGTGAGTGTGTAGCCTTTTGAAAGCGTGGTTTCTGGATCAGCATTCTTCACGCGGAGTTCGATAAGGCTGAACTTTGATTTTTCGAGGTCCAGAATTTTTCGGGAACCCTGGTGTAAACCTTCGGTGTCGCGGGCGATGCGTTCCTGTTCGCCTCTAAAGACGAATTGCAAGTCCTTTTGCATGTTGCTTCTGTAGAGCGAAAGTTTCAGGGCTTCTTTTTGTATCAGGGCGTTTACTTTTTGCTGCAAGCAGTTTCCTGTATTCGAAAGGTCTTGCTTGTAATGGTGGATGACTTCTTTTGTCTGTAACGCGATTCCTTGGGCTGTTGCAAGCATCTTGTTCCAACTGTCCGCAACTCGGTCTGTCAAGCGCTTCGCGGTATCGGTTGGCGTGATGCAGGACTGGTAAGCGACTTCGTCCAAAAGGCTGCGGTCAATTTCATGCCCGATTCCGGTAAAGACCGGTAGCGGATAATTGGCTACGGCGCGGCACAAGGCTTCGCTGTCAAAAAAGTTGAGGTCCGTCTTGCTTCCGCCACCGCGAATAATGCACACTACATCTAGCTCTGAATCCTTGGCGAGTTCTTCAAGGGCGGCAAGAACTGTCGGCTCCGTGTCGGCGCCTTGCATTTTGGCGTAAGCGGTTTTCACCTTGAAGTTAAAAGGCGATTCAGCGAGCTTGGTGGTGAAATCCTTGTAGGCCGCGGTTCCTTCGCCGGTAATGAGGCCCACGCGAATGGGAACGTCGGCGAGCGTAAGCGCCTTGTTTTTTTCGAGCAGGCCTTCTAACGCAAGTCGCTTTAGAATGGCGCTTTTGGTGAGAGCAAGTTCTCCGAGCGTGTAAACGGGGTCGATATCCAGAATCTGTGCCTGCAATTTTCCGTAGGGCACGTACAGGTCGGCCTTGATTAAAAAGCTCACCTTGAGTTGTTCTTTCAAGGTAAATGGCTGCGGGTAATTTTCGACTTTGGCTCGAATGGCTGCGAATTTTGCCGCGAAACAATACAGCGGTACGGTTGCCAAGGGGCTTACGTTCCCTTCTTCAAAGTCCGCGATACTCAGGTAAACGACTCTGGATTTTTCGTTAATCTGCGTAATCACGCCACGCACCCATACAGCAGGTGTCGATTCAACCTTCTGCTTCAGGGCTTTCATGTATTGCGTAACGGTGTAGGACTTGTTTTCGCTTTCCATGCCGGTAATTATACTATTTTTGAAGCATGTCTAAAGTTGTTTCTGCCATGGAAGTCCGCCAGAATTTTGGCTCGATGTTGAACCAAGTCTCTATCAAAGACGAAGAAATCGTCATCGAAAGAGCAGGCAAGCCCTTAGCACGCCTCGTGAGCGTAAACGCTCCGACGGCAGGGCTCTTGGATTTCCGTGATATCAGTAAACTTCCCAACCAGATTTGGGAAGACTAGTCTTCCCTTGCAATAATTGAAATCTTCAACGTATCGCGCTTAGCTGGGTCGGCAACACTCTGGGCAATCAACTCTGCCGTCTTGTCAATGCCGCCTTCCAGGGCTATCAGGTAATTGGACGAAATCTTTTGTTCGTCCTTGCAGTCTTTTTCTTCGTAGCTACTGCTGTTGTTCAGGTAGTTTAAGGATTCGCAGGTGACGAACCACTCGATGTCGGAACCGATAATCTTCCAATCTGTGCTGGAATTGGGCGTCATCTGGAAAACAAAGTTCTTGAATCGGAGTGTGTCTCCGGCGAAGAAAATCTGTTCGTCAATAACGTCATCTTTTTCGGAATCGTAGAATTGCATGGTCTTTAAAATCCCCGGCTGTTGGACCAAGGTAAAGAGCTGCAATACATAACGGAGGCTATCCACGACGTCTGCTAATGGATAGGAGTTTAAACGCAGGTAATGCAGATAATACGCGCCTTCGGGCCATTCGCTGCCAATCTTGAAGTTGCCTCCGTAAATGGGGCTGATAGTATCTCTCGCTTTTTTGTCCTTGTCCAGGATCTCAATCAAGACGTTTTCGAAATTTTCATCGCTGTAGTTCTGAATCCAATGCTTTACGATTAGCGAGTCTCCTTTTTTGTAGTCACCAATCCAAACGAATTGTTCTTGACGCAGGTTGTACTTGTATTGGCCGATGTCGTCTTTGGGACGGGAGCGAACATAGGTCTCGCCGGGATAGTTGATGGAGTCGGGTTTAGAGAAGTATTCTCCCTGCTCCAGTTTGCGAGCTTTGGTTACAGCTTCAAAGGTGGCAAAGGGGCCTGTCCAAATGCTTGAGAAACTTTCGGGCTTGATCTTGATAGACCAGTTGACCGAATCGTTAGGCACAAGCATCGTGTCCAGATTTGTCTTCGAAGATCCCAGTTCCTTGTCTCCGTCAATGAGCTTGTAGAGAATAATGTTTTCGCCGACTGTGGACAGATTCACGCTGTAGCCTTCGTTGGCCGAGAATGCAATGGCCACTTCGTCGGGTGCCTTGTCGATCAGCATAATGCCACGCAAGGTGTCGCTCATTTTCATGGAAATTTTTTCATCATCGCCCGTATACTTGTAGTAGGCTGAGTCTACGAGGACTTTCAGCTTCAGGCTAGATTCGTCTTTGAATTTGCCTTCGATTTCCAAGTAGTAATGGTTGTCGTTAAAAGTCACGAAGGTGTTGGAATCCCTGAAGGTGGCGCTGGAATCTGCACCGTAGCTTGGAATCAAGGCGTTTCTGTAGACAGAGTCTTTTCTCGAGGCATCCTTGGGGGCTGCATTGGTTGCCTGCAGGTATTCTCCCAGTTCGTTCTTAATGAGAATCTGTTCGTCCTTGATGTTAGAGGTGCTTGCGAACACCTTGATGCGGCTACCTTTAGGAAAATCGCCCAAGTACATTGGCAAGTTTGTTGCGCCGCTGTCGAGGTAGATTTCGCTTTCGTCCATTTTAGAACTGTCGCCTTTGAACAGTTCCACGTAAAGGCGGAGCGTGTCGCCTAATTTGACCGTGTCTTTGTAGTCGATGTCTGCGCGAGTGCTTAAAGAACTGCTTGACTTAAATGAAGGAACCGAAGAACTGGACTCTTCGTCTGAAGCCGAAGAACTGGAATCATCGCCGCAAGCGGTAATGGCGACTGTCATAAACAATGCTGCGAAACTTAATAGATTCTTGAACTGCATAGTGGTTCTCCTAGTTCAGGATATAGAATTGCTGCTCGGCGGTAAATGCTTCACCAATCACGCGTAAAATATACTTGCCCGTGGGGAATGCCATCGCCTTGAATTTAAAGTGGGTCTTTTTTTCGCCTGCGATATCACGGGCGGCAACCGTGAGCATACGCTTTCCGAATTCGTTCACGATTTCAATCTGCACAAATTGCGGGTAACCGACTGTCAGGTCGAAGTCACATTCTAGATTGTAAATGTCAATATTCACCTTAGTCAGCGTGTATCCGCCGTCCATGGCTTCACCACCTACAGAACGGGAATTGTCGAAGTAACCGACATAAAGCGAGGGGGCGAGGTCTCTGCCGGCGGCTGCACTGTAAAGAACAGTTTCGCCGGGTTCCACTGCGGTAAGAATGAGGGTGTAAAGCTGCGAGGGGTGCTTACGCTTGAAGAATTCAGTAAGTGTCGGCGTACGTAGGAATGCGCCGAGCGGTGCCTTCGGGTTAATGGTAATAATACCTAAGAAATCGGCGTACTTGGTATCGACACCGCCACCAGAATTCTTGCGGATGTTGAACTGGCCGCCGGCTTGCGGAATGTTGGCCGGAGCGTTTTCCCAGGTGAGTTCGTAGGGAGCCCAGTCGACACCGAGCTTCTGGTCACCAAAGTTCATTTCCTTGTTGGTTTCCTTAAGACCGAAGATATTCAGCTGGATAGGCTTCTTGATAGAATCCTTGTTGAATTCCAACTTGAGTGCTGCGTCGAATAGCGGACCTGGCAATGCGGACAAGTCGTATCGCAGGTAAATCTTTCCGGCGTTTCCGGTGGTCACGTTTGCAACACGCAGGTCGGGGTCGGAATTGTGGGGACTAAAGTTGTCGAATTCCGAAATCCAGGTGGCAGCCCCCTTACCGCTGGGCATGCCGTCTCCGGTATTGTCAATAGTGGTGTAGTGCTTGTCGAATACGTAAACCTTTCCGGTGTCAGAGCCCGTCTGGTATCCGTCGTCGGCGGTAAAGATGATGTTGTAACGTCCACTTGCGGTAAAGGATACATCGGTTTCGTAAGCCATGCTGTCCGAGAACGCCACCTTGCCCGGGCCAAGGCCCTTCTTCCAGCGCACCGGGTCTTCGCAAAGGCCGTCGCCACGACCGTCGTCCACAACGGAGCCCTTGATCTTGAGCAGGTTGGGTTGCACCAGCACCAGTTCATGAGGAATTGATGCCTTCGGCTTTTCGTTGGCGCCAAGCCTAGGGGCGTATCCGGTAAACAGCGGAATCAACACACCTCCGTTGGGAGTGTGTTTCAAATCTTTACTGTAGAGAGACTTGATTGCAGAAGCCTTTCTTGATTCTTCTACAATGGTGGGGTAGGCGTTACCGCGGGTCAGCGTTTCACGCAGACCGGAAATTGAAAGCGACGAGTTGTCGTTAATGAACATGGGACGGTCTTTCGCCTTGTCGCTGGCAACAATTTCTACACCGATGAGTTCGGCGTGTGCCTTGTTGAAGTTCTGAATAATGGTGTTGCCCTTCTTGGCGGTAAGACCAAGAATCCAGACGGAACCGCCATTGTTTGTAATCTTTGGCCCCTTGGTGTCGCCGATCAATGCCACCTGGCGACCCCATACCTTCTGGTAATTCAGCTGGATGGTTCCGAGAGTGACGTCTTCCAGGTAAATTTCACCACCGCCGATTTCATCAGTTTCAAGGGAACGAACCATCATGTTCTTTAACAGCAGGTTGCGCTTTGCTTTCATGATGATGCCGCTGCCGAATTCGGAGAATCGTTCAATCGTCAGTTCGTTGAATGCGCCTGCTTCAATAATGAACTTGCCCTTGCCGTCGATACGGCCTTCGATACCGATAATCTGGCGAACGCGGTTGCGAATGTAAATATCTCGGTTAATGG
Protein-coding regions in this window:
- a CDS encoding type II toxin-antitoxin system Phd/YefM family antitoxin, whose protein sequence is MSKVVSAMEVRQNFGSMLNQVSIKDEEIVIERAGKPLARLVSVNAPTAGLLDFRDISKLPNQIWED
- a CDS encoding tRNA (guanosine(46)-N(7))-methyltransferase TrmB; its protein translation is MSDIENIEEVEKEVVIPEFYRDLKEDPESKGLWHYVFRTHGDRKPIATPDGLPHKLDFNWKDMFPNMGDRVEVEIGSGKGGFLSEYAPKHPDTVIMGSEWDYTWAKFAQRKMDKAGALANATMLRGDVFFFLRDCVKDNTVDAFHMYFPDPWPKERHHKNRLLRPDFLVEVARVLKPGKRIFYWGTDHQEYNEVALEVFDNFKGCKILERNTAEPTEGIMTGFEKKYRKEGRPIYRSVVEFEK
- a CDS encoding pyridoxal phosphate-dependent aminotransferase; this encodes MRRRLLSEGAKELSYEIREIVKKANQLKALGLPIHWENIGDPIEKKCQIPDWIKDIVVDLVKTNRSYGYCPSKGMLETREFLVKENNKLGGAQINVDDILFFNGLGDAIATIYGLLSMNTRIIGPAPAYSTHSSAEAAHAHTSPITYRLQPENHWYPDLEELENKVKYNPSIAGILILNPDNPTGMVYPLEILQKIVDIAKRYNLFIICDEIYNKITYNGAHAYALAEYIGDVPGIALKGISKEYPWPGARCGWAEYYNRDKDEQFDAFCRALDNAKMVEVCSTTLPQMTIPRVLGDKRFKEHRDALNEKIGRRSAIINEILSDIPELYFNPTYGAFYNTIIFREGTLNSHQTLKIDNPIIKKKVEEWCSKTNNLDYRFVYYLLGAKGICVVPSTSFCTDLKGFRVTLLEEDEEELREVFTTIHDAIVEYLHS
- a CDS encoding exodeoxyribonuclease III, with amino-acid sequence MNIYSWNVNGLRSALKKGFADWFSATKPDILCLQEVRAEVDQIPEEIANPEGYFAYWNPCRRKKGYSGVGVYTQIEPDRVNYGFDIEEFDEEGRVLQLVFPDWVLNSIYFPNGGQGDDRLDYKLRFYDAFLENSMRWVADGKHVVTLGDYNTCHKEIDIARPKENEDVSGFLPIERAWMDKYVENGFVDSFRKLHPDERDRYSWWSNRFGARSRNVGWRIDYAFVDEGLVPNIVSAEIHSSVMGSDHCPISIELEPPFAPLPISHEV
- the xseA gene encoding exodeoxyribonuclease VII large subunit, producing MESENKSYTVTQYMKALKQKVESTPAVWVRGVITQINEKSRVVYLSIADFEEGNVSPLATVPLYCFAAKFAAIRAKVENYPQPFTLKEQLKVSFLIKADLYVPYGKLQAQILDIDPVYTLGELALTKSAILKRLALEGLLEKNKALTLADVPIRVGLITGEGTAAYKDFTTKLAESPFNFKVKTAYAKMQGADTEPTVLAALEELAKDSELDVVCIIRGGGSKTDLNFFDSEALCRAVANYPLPVFTGIGHEIDRSLLDEVAYQSCITPTDTAKRLTDRVADSWNKMLATAQGIALQTKEVIHHYKQDLSNTGNCLQQKVNALIQKEALKLSLYRSNMQKDLQFVFRGEQERIARDTEGLHQGSRKILDLEKSKFSLIELRVKNADPETTLSKGYTLTLDANGKFVRNKSQLKPGDTLTTKFKDGSVISVVK
- a CDS encoding type I restriction enzyme HsdR N-terminal domain-containing protein; translation: MHQTIFDPIRQKEVPATPEELVRQATIKFLIDEVKVPENLIAVEFALSTVEPKTDDRVDLLVQDFKASGDLKHPWLLVECKAPGEYTWEALQVQLNKYLQILTPKYVMLSLGDAVRYFALDAATKRFQKINKLPEFTSLQK
- a CDS encoding spermidine/putrescine ABC transporter substrate-binding protein, yielding MNKLVSYFTVASVLLATGIFCGCEKKSQQQPVTVTVLTYSEYIAPEMITDFQMKTGYKLQLEEYEAQEEMIGKLQTAMEKQYDVIIASDVVIPQLIHLGLIAPLDLGKVPNKVNVADQFKNSVYDPGNNFTLPYLWGTTGILYRDTTLDENSVSYKMFVDANQIKGKFSLLDESRSMLSMALQAKGLSANSIKIEDINKAVDWIHGCKQDSHFAGFEGSVSAKDKILANELWAAIVFNGEAMDAISEDPTLRYAIPTEGSFMWVDAMTLSSHAQTPMGLTPS
- a CDS encoding MBL fold metallo-hydrolase, translating into MAESKYIHNALKQVHVNTSCTSVVGFSISGLATYIQLPELDFCIDMGECPLSATSLNHVFLTHAHGDHARCLMRHYSLRKMMGVERESTYYMPERICEGARNWIHAEAMFEGVPDTKFRYPEIVPVNSGDLLFLEHRKDLAFEAFEVRHSIYAMGGTLYHYKKKLKDEFLGKTPDEIIKLRESGTEITREVYDPLVSFMGDCMGESLLENQRVFQSKVLITECTFLAPEDYEMSHKKGHTHISQIADALNRMGDQVKCEKIILAHFSMKYSEKYIREMIAKEIPEKFLDRVVAFI